The following is a genomic window from Xiphophorus couchianus chromosome 5, X_couchianus-1.0, whole genome shotgun sequence.
ttttatactattgtattttattattatttttgtttgagaacGTCTGAGGTCAAATTACACTAAGTGCATTCGGCTAGGTGAAATGTGTTTATGACTTTCACCTTTAGACTTACATACTATTTTCGTCTGTTATAAGCTATCAAATTTTTGGGGTTAGTCAGTATtaagcaaagaaaaattgtacaacttctttttgtcagattttggaAGTCACATGGCATTGCTAAAATTTGATACAAGATGCCACGAGCAAATTTTGTAACGCAAACCTCATCATTACCAGATAAAAACCTAAAGCTTTTCATTAAATGAGTCTATTTGTATTTCTGActatagtaaaaatattttgggtttatttttcctAGAACCCCAAGACGATATCCCTGGTGCAGGACATGGTGAAGGACGGATCGATGGAGGCTCTGAAGAAGTGTTTCTCCTCCAGGATGGAGTTTGGTACGGCTGGACTGAGAGCCGCCATGGGCCCCGGCATATCCTGTATGAATGACCTCACAATTATCCAGACCACGCAGGTTGGTTAATTGATAAGCTACTGCCAGACGTTAAGCATTCAAGTCACATGAGTGTCATGTTAAAGCCTAAAGCTCACAAGCTTCTGCATGTCACCAGTAGGTTCTTCCTGTATGTTTACCAGAAACAGTCAGGCCTTTATCATTTGATTCGCATTACACTATCAGCAGGCAAGAAATGTTGATAATAGTCCTCTCgtagtaaaatatatattttttaaaaacatacaaataggAAGAGAATGGTGATGACAAATACAAGAGTAAAGTTATGGATTAGTCTTTGTTAAATAACCCCCCacctcactttttttttagatcttcaTGGTGTTATATTGCTCCCAAAACCTTGAGGAGTGTATAATCGAGAGAGTGTGTGGCTCTGATCACAGCTTTATTTCCATTTATAGTGAGCAATAAAACACCTTTACTCTACACATCAGTACACTCTCTCCAGAAAATTGCGTTAGCTCTCCGGTTAGTGACTGTTTATGTGAGTTTGGCAATAATTCCTGTGATTATTTTTGATCGGTTGGACTTTCAGCGCAAATCTTGTATTGATTAATAGTGTAGTAGAGGAATAAAGAGGTGAGGAAATGGAAAGTaaaattttttcctttttcttacttttttcttctcctcctcctcttctcctgtTAGACCAAGTGTTATGCTGCCTGTCACCTGATTTCAGCTGAAAGTCTGGCCagtcaaataatttaaaagagaTCTTCTTCTGACTGACAAATACTTAACCAACAGTACTTCTCCCCATGCTGCATTCATGGACCCGCAAAGAAATGATAATTTGAGTTATACGCTCTCTCAGTTAATATGCTCTGTTGTGATTGCTTATTATTGGCAGGAATGTGATGCCATATATATCAGCAGTTTGGAAATAATAACTTTCATTTGGAGGCTCAAACTATTTGAATATGAACTCTTTGACAGGCCAGAAGACGAGTTTCTATCAGTGTTAGAATATCAGACTACCTATAAACTAACCAGCTTACTTTCTCTCAATCATACAGTCAATTGTTCTGATGTTTCAGGGTTTCTGTCGCTACCTAGAGCAGAGTTTCGGTAACCTTAAGGAGCGAGGCGTGGTCATTGGGTACGACGCACGCGCCCACCCTACCAGCGGGGGCAGCAGCAAGCGCTTCGCCAGCCTTGCCGCAGCAGTTTTCATCAGCCGAGGAGTTCCGGTCCACCTCTTCTCTGAGATCACCCCAACACCGTTTGTGGTACGCTCTTAAACATCTGTATTCTCTACTTTGGGGGCATTAATTGTGTCTTAATACAATAACACACTAGCTGGTTAAAAAGAGATTTGCCacattaaaagcacatttttaagtCAAGTCAAATTTGTCTGCTGTCAGGATTTTAGTGGGACGGACGTTGTGAGGACATAAGCTCCAGGGCAAATTCCATTTAAAAAGTCACTCAGTTCTGGTGCACAGCATGTTACATAACACACAGATTTCACAGGTTGTGTTTAGGATATTGTCATGTTCTCTGTATTTTCTGTCCAAACACGTCTGCAGTGTATAGTGCACACATTATTCTTTACCCAAAGTCAAAACCTCAACCTTTCAATCAAAAGATTTATCTATAAACTTTAAGCTCCATGTTGgactttatttttagcatttttctgttcttgtatgtaacaaatctaacattttcacatttcaatgTCAAATGTTTAGAAATGAACATGGACGTGAAGATCTATGAAATAGATAtctaaaaaagtgcaaaaaaagaatgCAAGCCTGTCATAAGGCAGGTGCTTAAGTTTTATAATAAACTATTTCTATATctcaacttttctgtttttgaaatgtcataCTGCCGTCTTTCTCATGTTGCTCTTTTTGCAGCCTTTCACAGTTTCCCACCTGGGTCTGTGTGCTGGCATCATGGTGACCGCCTCTCATAACCCCAAGCAGGACAACGGCTACAAGGTACAACTGACTTTGTCAACTTTACGTTTTGGTTTTCGTCAGAACGTACGCATTAGTAAGTTTTTATCCGTACCCATAACGCTGTCATAGACCATCGTAGTTCATTCTCTGATCTTTCTCACAGATCTGTCACAGGgaaacagatggaaaaatattctaaagGAAAATCTTTTTCCTACCAGGTTTACTGGGAAAACGGCGCCCAGATTGTCTCTCCTCATGATTCTGGAATCTCCAAAGCCATTGAGGAGAACTTGGAGCCCTGGCCAGCATCCTGGAACACAGAGGAGGCCCTGAAGGCCACCTTGCTGAAAGACCCCTTCCAGGATATTAAGACACAATACTTTCAAGCCATCCAGAAACACTGTCATCACAGGTACTCCATAAGTGTCccacattttcagcagcatgtggcatttaaaacacttttgtgtacTGTTTCATGTGGTACAGTGTATAGATGATTTAACTTGTTTCTTTGCAGAGAGATAAACAAGAAATCAGAGGTGAAAATAGTGCACACTTCTGTGCACGGCGTTGGTCACACATTTGTCCAGTCGGCTTTCAAGGCTTTTGATCTTCACCCACCGTATCCCGTAGAGGAACAGAAAGATCCAGACCCTGAATTTCCCACCGTCAAATACCCAAATCCTGAGGAGGGGAAGGGAGTTCTGGTACGCACTGAACACTAACCCAATGCTCTCCACATGTAAATCATTCAGCcactgctgtgtttgtgttcatttggTAATTTTTTGGTTTGGTTCGCAGACGTTGTCGTTTGCTCttgcagaaagagaaggagccTCTGTGGTTTTGGCCAATGACCCTGATGCTGATCGATTAGCTATAGCAGAGAAGCAGGAAAGGTTTGTGTTTCATATTTATGACTTTAGAAAACCactccaaaaaagaaaaaagaaaaatcacacatttctgcaatgacatttttatgaatgCAGACGCGTTTGTGTTATCATTAGTAAAGATAAATAGGACGGCTTAAAATAGTttccattaatttttttaaatagcacaATCTCTCTGAAAACTTTAGgaaaaatccactttttacCTTGAGTGCACTtatttagtggaagaaaaaaagtaagaaattgtttttaataaaaatctccAGTTGGACATTTATTGCTCTTACCATCCTGTTTTAGATAAACAcaactgaagcatttttaaatgtagacCTAAATTTCTAGAGTTGATCAGCATTTGTAAGATCTTCCAATTACTAATGGataacttcttgtttttctggagGACATGCCATAGAGACCTGTTTTTTTAGCCACTAACCTGGATGAGTACCAGTACACATcttaacattttgcacattgACCAGGATGGTAAaggaggtaaaaaaataaaataaaatcaagactGAATTGGCTCACTGGACTTAAAAATCAACCTTCTTGTATGTTAGGTTGCCAGACCTAATTAGGAGTTCTCAGAAACTCAGATTAACTTAAAAAGTGaagaataaataatacaaattttgcttttacttaTATCTTAGAGGAATTCTTGGGTAGCTGGATTTGtctgaatttgtttgtttgagtaTTTCTCCATGTTGGATATCTCTCGTCACTGAATAAATGCactatataattatatatatatatttttgcatttttcatttttgctgagTTTTCTATGTAAGgttatgctactgcaataagATCCATTTTAATTTCATGATGTAATTCTGCGTTGGAGCCTGAAATGCTTCTTTACCTTTAACCTTCCTGTCTCGTGTGGCTCAGTGGACAGTGGCGTGTGTTCAGTGGCAACGAGCTCGGAGCGTTGCTCGGCTGGTGGATGTTCCACTGCTGGAGTGAGCAGAACTCTGACGCTGCCGCGGTGAAAAACCTCTACATGCTGGCAAGCACCGTGTCATCCAAAATACTCAGAGCCATCGCTCTGAAGGAGGGCTTCCACTTTGAGGTAATACATTACAGcttgcaaaacttttttttcctcatttgtaaAGCATCTCTAGAAAAACTTTGTAGACTCCAAGCATATCAGAGTCTATTGCATGAAAATACtttcttgtaaatttttttactttaattttatatacAGTTAAAGCAAGAAATCTGTATTCACTTTTTATCCTGTATTATTGTATCATAGTAATTCTAATTTaactaaaactgcaaaagatCCTCTAAGacaatttctgtttgctaaatgtcagGATAAAGAGGGAACTTTCTTcacagtcagaagtttacatacgtTTTCTTagtctttaaatttgttttactttggtcAAGTATTTTGCTGTAGTGCTTTGATTTACCACAGATGGTGATAAGTAATCTATCAGAGTGATTAAAGCCATGACATGGtagtttacaaaacaaaatgaaaactacagagttctctgttattttgacatttagcaaaaataaataattttcattaacAGTTTagcctgattttatttcagtgaaaagttttttttgttttcatataatGTATTTAAACATGGTTTTAGTTAAGTGACTTTTTATAGGCATTCTATGCTGTGACATGTGTTAGcccacatttttgttgtttctaaagacatttttcttatgATGTTTGGACAGGAAACCCTAACGGGTTTTAAATGGATGGGGAACAGAGCCAAAGACCTCTTGGACCAGGGAAAgagtgttttgtttgcttttgagGAGGCCATAGGTaggcacaaacacaaactgatgtTATCTCTCTGTTAAATCAAAGAGTGACTTAGATTAAAATGTCTGAAggcttgtgttttatttgcccTGGCAGGAAGTGTTAGGATTCTTTCCTATTCATGAAGATATCTTTTGAGTGTTTTGTTGGCTGCTTCATCACAGCAGTTATATTAAACTACGTTATCTGAGTTGGGAAATAAGAAAACTAGTGCCTGAAAGTGACATTTTGGTCAAAGCCTGTTGTAAGGATGTATTGAAAATTGAAAACAGCTTTCAGAATAATTCATATGTGTTAATTTTCAATCAAATTATCCTATAGTATGCCCAAATTAATTAGCTTACTCttatctgacatttttttcaattagtCTTAGAAAAGAATAGTTTGATTTGTGAAAGAAAACGAAAAGAGTGAAGAGTTGTTGGGGAAAATCCGCAGACACAGGCAGGATTTATATTTATGAACCATTTCTTGATGTCTTCATGACATCAAGAAATGGAGTGCTTTCTATCATCTGAGAATGGAAAATGTTGTGGATGTGGACATTTACCACTCAcagtttgtttaattaattagccatatcttttatttttttattggagaCCAACAGACCTGGTCAGAGTTTTGTATTATTCTTTTAACTGggctcatgttttttttaaatctgtatttgcATGAGGGATGCAAATACAGAGTGCTGCATTTGCATCTTGACAACAGTGTGCTGTTGTCAAGATAAAGTAAGTTACTTTTCACCTTGATTCCATCATCTTTTGGTTAATTTGACTTCCTTAATAATTCACTTACCATCTTGGGCTTAAAGTTCAGTGCTCTATAAACGGTCTGAGAGCCCCCAAGTGGTCAGTTAGTAGCAAAGTTATTCAGAAAGTAGGTCAAACTACCCTGATGTTGGAACCACCCCAAGCATATATAGAGAATCAGATGTTATAAAGTTACACTGTTAACCAAAATCATCTTTAAATCTCACCTACACCAAAACATAGATGTATCTAGAGCCACAACTAAAAATCTATAGCTTCAGTGTAGCTGTGTTTACTTGAAGGCATTTATCCTCCTTAATACTTTTCTCAAGTTTAGATCCATGCTGTGTTTGACAAATGGTTTGTCAAACACAGCATGGTTAGGAGCATTTCCATCTAACATTATTATGATGTTGGAATTGGAATTGCATGCCATTGTACACACACTGTTATTAAAGGAAACAACAGCTGACCACCACAGACGGGTTGTCGTGCACACATGGGAAATTGACTGCCTGTTTGCGTGTGTTTCAGGTTATATGTGTTGTAACTCCGTGTTGGACAAGGATGGCGTCAGCGCTGCAGCCATCGCAGGGGAGATGATTTCATACCTGGCCACCAAAAGCAAAAGCCTCTCCCAACAACTTACTACCATCTTTGAAGAGTAAGATGTTTACGTTATGCTGATCTAACATTAAACTTGGTGCCACTTGGTGTCACTGCCAACTAACTCTCACTTTCTCCCTGCGAAATTGTCAGGTATGGCTATCACATCAGCAAGAACTCCTACTTCATCTGCCATGACCAGGAAGTAATCCACAATCTGTTTGAACGTCTGCGCAACTTTGGTGGCAAGAAGGACTCATACCCATCAGAATGTGGCCGCTTCTCCATCTCTGCTGTTAGAGACCTGACCACCGGCTACGACAGCAATCAGCCCGACAAGAAGGCTGTAAGAAACCTGAACACAACATTAGAGCACCACTCAGAGCAGAATATATCCTGACATCATACTGTGAAGGTAGAAAATACTACACCATCAACAATCAATTATTGACACCTCTGACAAAGATGTGCACAAAAGCCTCAATTGTAAAGAGGCTTGATGACCCCAAGGTGCCACTTTGTGCTGCAGTTCTTCACAAAGTTTCTTCAGAGATAATTCCTGTTCTTAtacttctttagtttttttaatactttttttttttttttacacgcgTAACAGTGTTGTTGCAGCCACAAATGACGAGCATACTGTACTTCAATCTTACTTGAATAGTATGCTCTtctgtgtttcctgttttgaaGATGGGTTATAAGAAATTagtttctgtttcacattttataccCCACGGAAACAGGAAATCTTGCAATGCTCATGAAAAATGCCACGACCTTTTCAATTTACAATGTCAAATATAAAGTTTCTTCACTTGTTTAATGAGTGATTTgtctgaaacagttttttccctttctttgatttttttattttatttagcaagATGATTATTCAGCAGTAAAAAAcgatttattttaaagtttctttgcaactttttaaaatggagAATGCTATAGAAAGAAAGGAACGTTTTCTTGCAAGAATTTTGCAAGTAGATAATGGCTTAGCCATATAACAGTGGATGTACCTATTTTGTATATCTTTCTAGGTTCTCTAAATGTCCAAAGAGCAAACAGTGACACAAATCTTGGtctaaatacattaaaatatattttaaatgtgttaacaTGATGTTGCATTTTTGATCTCCCTCACACTCCTTCCTGTCCTTCCTTCCAGATTCTTTCTACCTCCACCTCCAGTCAGATGATCACCTTTACCTTCTCCAACGGTGGCGTCGCCACCATGAGGACCAGCGGCACCGAGCCCAAGATCAAATACTACACTGAGCTCTGTGCTGCACCTGGCAACAGGTAAGGCAATTCAGACCACACTCTCAAGTGCATATTGTCTGAATATGgcaactaaaataatttagtggTCATTGATTTTTGTGATggtgtgcaaaacatttttcaaaacaataagcaaatttttaaaatatgcaaaaatataaatctttcAATTAATCgaacattttgttaaataaaacaatatgtagAGTGTAACGCCTGACTTCAGTTAATTATCATGTGATGATGTTTTTCAGTGATGTGACACATCTGAAGAAGGAACTGGATGATTTGGTTGATGCCATTGTTGAGAACTTCTTTGAGCCTGTGAAGAATAAGCTGCAGCCCAAGCCAGAGTAGTTCTGATGGAAACTTCCTGGCCAAGCTGGGAAACGTCTCTGACCGTCGTTTCACATCTTAATTGTCCCTGACGTTATTGggtatttttttccagataaattgactatttttaaagtttgtccTAAGATCTTTAGATGTTGTACTAGTAATAATGACAAATTGTTTGGTTCAATCATTTGCATCAGGAAAGCAAAAATCTCACCCCACTTTAGTAGAATTAGAATGAGTCCCTCTGGATGTTTATGCCTAAAGCTACTAGCCAAACTTTTctataaaatcaatcaatcaccgTGGAGATAACATGTCGTAGccagtttttctatttgttttgctacttttgttttaaataaattgcacACATTCCTCTAGTTACATCACAGAAGGCACAATGGAACTGATCAGATGTTTCGATTATGTCTATCTGTATTTTGTGGCATTTACTTACCCTGTGTGTTGATTGTCCACAGAAACCAGTAACTTGGAAACATTCAAACCGGAATATAAACAGATGTGCACACTTTAACATTCTGCTTTGCCAATCACAGCTGGACAGCTGGAGT
Proteins encoded in this region:
- the pgm2 gene encoding phosphopentomutase → MEDGLKPTGDTKLDQAIRQWLRYDRNPKTISLVQDMVKDGSMEALKKCFSSRMEFGTAGLRAAMGPGISCMNDLTIIQTTQGFCRYLEQSFGNLKERGVVIGYDARAHPTSGGSSKRFASLAAAVFISRGVPVHLFSEITPTPFVPFTVSHLGLCAGIMVTASHNPKQDNGYKVYWENGAQIVSPHDSGISKAIEENLEPWPASWNTEEALKATLLKDPFQDIKTQYFQAIQKHCHHREINKKSEVKIVHTSVHGVGHTFVQSAFKAFDLHPPYPVEEQKDPDPEFPTVKYPNPEEGKGVLTLSFALAEREGASVVLANDPDADRLAIAEKQESGQWRVFSGNELGALLGWWMFHCWSEQNSDAAAVKNLYMLASTVSSKILRAIALKEGFHFEETLTGFKWMGNRAKDLLDQGKSVLFAFEEAIGYMCCNSVLDKDGVSAAAIAGEMISYLATKSKSLSQQLTTIFEEYGYHISKNSYFICHDQEVIHNLFERLRNFGGKKDSYPSECGRFSISAVRDLTTGYDSNQPDKKAILSTSTSSQMITFTFSNGGVATMRTSGTEPKIKYYTELCAAPGNSDVTHLKKELDDLVDAIVENFFEPVKNKLQPKPE